A region from the Drosophila bipectinata strain 14024-0381.07 chromosome 3R, DbipHiC1v2, whole genome shotgun sequence genome encodes:
- the LOC108128881 gene encoding uncharacterized protein: MGAHNSKPQTVQMPNPIPFHITREVMERIDQSSGNITMSPSNYCEKCKQRERGGASASTDVPPKTMDHKPSEVTVKNPVPVVSPWKRRSSEIEEAHFGQSLQRVQDIFGKPIYWAKECSADITKLEEDLVFCYQKYSNEPLQCAPLASQYHRYVFAKQAAEINRPRKENPNTGDPSKKLHNIEDAKIEST, from the coding sequence ATGGGCGCCCACAACAGCAAACCTCAGACCGTCCAGATGCCAAATCCCATTCCCTTTCACATCACTCGCGAGGTTATGGAGCGAATTGATCAGTCCTCTGGAAATATCACCATGTCGCCATCAAACTACTGCGAGAAGTGCAAGCAGCGAGAACGCGGAGGCGCCTCCGCGAGTACGGATGTGCCACCGAAGACGATGGACCACAAGCCGTCGGAGGTGACGGTCAAGAATCCCGTGCCTGTAGTCTCGCCTTGGAAAAGACGCTCCTCGGAGATTGAGGAAGCCCACTTCGGACAGTCCCTGCAACGGGTACAGGACATATTTGGCAAGCCGATCTACTGGGCCAAGGAGTGCTCTGCCGATATCACCAAGCTGGAGGAGGACCTGGTCTTTTGCTACCAGAAGTACTCCAACGAACCGCTTCAGTGCGCTCCTCTGGCCAGCCAGTATCACCGGTATGTGTTCGCCAAGCAGGCCGCCGAGATAAACAGGCCGAGAAAGGAAAACCCGAACACCGGAGATCCTTCTAAAAAGCTCCATAATATTGAGGACGCCAAGATAGAATCTACCTAG
- the 5-HT2A gene encoding tyramine/octopamine receptor: MEMQSYSGHGPTAAATATDTETATFTTATLSEFPFSCRLEKAAEPEVWQPFISCETYPATSNSSSSSYTTATGNNSNILPTISSNSSIIHTFQCTRQTFDATGAFYSCDQEEEESLSGLCALKLKARLLQVPQAAYEQFRLAINEALSDNGSGTLSDSSRCEHGEDGNLLQCEEIGPRDDAFMCYLQQQKPHQRLPLGEQEDLLTGPTNDSLLEASFGSGDYQIELGGSLWSLLNASTELIEPKNGTFGILNATSSSLDMILSNYTALATTTAASTAVTSTDLGVSRSFLDYSPHGYDWLFLFVVFFIFAGGLGNILVCLAVALDRKLQNVTNYFLFSLAIADLLVSLFVMPMGAIPAFLGYWPLGFTWCNIYVTCDVLACSSSILHMCFISLGRYLGIRNPLGSRHRSTKRLAGIKIAIVWVMAMMVSSSITVLGLVNEKNIMPEPNICVINNRAFFVFGSLVAFYIPMLMMVTTYALTIPLLRKKARFAAEHPESELFRRLGGRFTIRPQHSQQQLQMHSSFSSTNKFLALSDSNRNFNNSVGGGVEGGASRGSGVEVAERPLMQQRETNSRGNVATVSFRNVANGGGGGARGSSAGRSSFRLAGGGILRHSSTPAPATKSSSFWRKHGGNPNLMDSHPNRRASVRVSISQPQLGYPTNGNGGSGGGGSGCGSGSGAAGGGSNGNGSAAATTSCTTPGGDNTSMMNIATIQGQSLAQNQSSSGNHQLEQVRPTASKSDERQRHKLRPFKFSLNRVATPTLNLRFLNNRNKRNSLSANAVATEQKATKVLGLVFFTFVLCWSPFFILNIIFAACPECQVPEHVVNTCLWLGYVSSTINPIIYTIFNRTFRAAFIRLLKCNCERSGRPLRYRSVTEGRSALSLCAPSALPLAISFQGAPLMTPSTANATPLSEFRGSYTITDDEC; encoded by the exons ATGGAGATGCAAAGCTACTCTGGTCATGGACcaacggcagcagcaacagcaacagacaCAGAAACAGCAACATTCACAACAGCCACATTGTCGGAATTTCCTTTCAGTTGTCGCCTGGAAAAGGCGGCTGAGCCTGAGGTCTGGCAGCCGTTTATTAGCTGCGAAACGTATCCTGCAACCAGcaacagtagcagcagcagctacaCAACAGCTAccggcaacaacagcaacatcctgcccaccatcagcagcaacagcagcatcaTCCACACATTCCAGTGTACTCGACAAACATTCGATGCGACGGGGGCATTCTACTCATGCGATCAGGAAGAGGAGGAATCATTGTCTGGGCTCTGCGCGTTGAAACTGAAGGCCCGACTGTTGCAAGTGCCACAAgcggcgtatgagcaatttCGACTGGCAATCAACGAGGCCCTCAGTGATAATGGGAGTGGTACACTTAGTGATAGTTCGAGATGCGAGCACGGCGAGGATGGAAATCTATTGCAATGTGAGGAGATTGGGCCACGGGACGATGCATTCATGTGTTAcctgcagcagcagaagccACATCAGAGACTGCCACTGGGGGAGCAGGAGGACCTACTAACTGGCCCCACCAATGACAGCCTGCTGGAGGCGTCCTTTGGCAGCGGCGACTATCAAATCGAGCTGGGAGGTAGCCTCTGGTCTTTGCTCAACGCCAGCACAGAGCTAATTGAGCCCAAAAATGGCACCTTTGGCATTTTGAACGCCACCAGCTCTAGTTTGGACATGATTCTGTCCAACTACACAGCACtggccaccaccaccgccgcctcGACGGCAGTCACCTCCACGGACCTGGGGGTGTCGAGGAGCTTTCTGGACTACAGTCCCCACGGCTATGACTGGCTCTTCCTGTTCGTGGTCTTCTTCATCTTTGCCGGCGGGCTGGGGAACATTCTTGTCTGCCTGGCGGTCGCTCTGGACAGGAAGCTGCAGAATGTCACCAACTACTTCCTCTTCTCGCTGGCAATAGCCGACCTGCTGGTCAGCCTCTTTGTGATGCCCATGGGCGCCATACCGGCTTTTTTGG GGTATTGGCCACTTGGCTTTACTTGGTGCAACATTTATGTGACCTGCGATGTGCTGGCCTGTTCCTCGAGTATTCTGCACATGTGCTTCATAAGTCTGGGACGGTACTTGGGGATACGGAATCCACTGGGATCGAGACATCGATCTACGAAACGCCTGGCCGGGATTAAGATAGCCATTGTCTGGGTGATGGCCATGATGGTCTCTAGCTCCATAACTGTTCTGG GTTTGGTTAACGAGAAAAATATTATGCCGGAGCCGAATATCTGTGTCATCAACAATCGCGCCTTTTTCGTCTTTGGGTCTCTGGTGGCCTTTTACATTCCGATGCTTATGATGGTCACCACCTACGCCCTGACCATTCCTCTGCTACGGAAAAAGGCCAGATTTGCAGCCGAACATCCAGAGAGTGAACTTTTTCGACG GCTAGGAGGACGCTTCACCATAAGGCCCCAGCACAGCCAGCAACAATTGCAGATGCACAGCAGCTTTTCCAGCACCAACAAATTCCTGGCTCTGAGCGACAGCAATCGCAATTTTAACAATTCTGTCGGCGGGGGGGTGGAGGGTGGTGCCTCAAGGGGCAGCGGCGTCGAGGTGGCGGAACGTCCGTTGATGCAACAGCGAGAGACCAACTCCAGGGGCAACGTTGCGACGGTCAGCTTTCGCAACGTGGCTAACGGCGGGGGTGGAGGAGCCCGAGGCTCGTCCGCCGGGCGGAGTAGCTTCCGTTTGGCAGGTGGCGGGATCTTGCGCCACTCGTCGACCCCCGCTCCTGCCACCAAATCAAGCAGCTTCTGGCGCAAGCACGGTGGCAATCCGAACCTAATGGACAG CCACCCGAACCGACGAGCCTCTGTGCGTGTCAGCATCTCTCAGCCACAATTGGGTTACCCAACAAATGGTAATGGAGGttctggaggaggaggaagtggctgtggcagtggcagtggagCCGCAGGAGGTGGTAGCAACGGCAATGGCTCAGCTGCGGCGACAACGAGCTGCACAACTCCTGGAGGCGACAACACCAGCATGATGAACATCGCCACCATACAGGGTCAGAGCCTGGCCCAAAACCAGTCATCTTCCGGCAACCACCAGCTGGAACAGGTGAGGCCAACGGCTTCCAAATCTGACGAACGGCAGCGCCACAAATTGCGGCcctttaagttttctttaaatcGCGTAGCAACGCCGACGCTCAATTTACG GTTCCTTAACAATCGCAACAAACGAAATAGTTTATCCGCCAATGCCGTGGCCACCGAACAAAAGGCCACTAAGGTGCTGGGTCTAGTCTTTTTCACCTTTGTCCTGTGCTGGTCGCCTTTCTTCATACTGAACATAATATTTGCGGCATGCCCCGAATGCCAGGTTCCTGAACATGTGGTGAACACCTGCCTCTGGCTTGGCTACGTCTCCTCCACGATCAACCCAATCATCTACACAATTTTCAATCGCACGTTCCGAGCGGCCTTCATCCGGCTGCTCAAATGCAACTGCGAACG TTCCGGTCGCCCACTACGCTACCGCTCCGTGACAGAAGGACGAAGCGCTTTGAGCCTGTGCGCCCCCTCAGCCCTGCCACTGGCCATATCCTTTCAGGGGGCGCCTCTGATGACCCCCTCCACGGCGAACGCGACGCCGCTAAGCGAGTTCCGGGGCAGCTACACAATCACCGACGACGAGTGCTGA